CTTCTGGATTtgtatcaataaaaaaaaacttcaaAATTTATTGAAGGGAGTGCGGCCGTAGagatgtaatcgagtcgagtcgagccgaactcttgaatgtttgagcttggttcgtttataatcgagccgagctcgagctttatttaaagAATATATGCATGACTCACGAGCTTATTTAAGCCTTTagcctaaacaagcttaataaatatgaattatacatttaaattttcattaaattaattaaaaagtaaattatatataatatattattcttattaaaatttgtaaatttattataataaataaatttaatagatttttttatatatttcataaataatatgcaaaatcaataaatcaaatatcaaaactattattttttaatctaaaagattactcatgaacttatcaacgaacatgttcacgagctaacaagccgaatactgtaaagcttgagtttggtttgtttatcttaacgagcctcattaaacgagctcaaacgagcttttatcgaacCGAGCTtgtttggttcgtttacatccctaagTGCGGGGAATTTAAAGAAATTCCAATGAGAGGGGAGAGAGAGGCAGTTCTTATATTCTTGGGTCTCTAATAATGTCAAAATATAGCCaataagaaaagtttatgaaaatGGTAGGCGAgcacataattttattttaaaaatatattttatgtcatatgatattttattttaaaatttaagtagtgaaaaaccaaaatttctttttaaaaaacccATGAacacaattttaaaaatttctttttaaaaaacccATGAACACAATGGAAGAGGCCATTAATTTCTTGTTATTGGATAAATACTCACATTGGAgtgtaatttttaaaattttggcgGAAAAAATGGCATTCCAAATGCTTTGCAGGAGCAGTAATCCACGGTATTTTGAGCAAAAGATCGTGAAAATAACAAATTTAAGTATTTCATACGAcgacgtgtgtgtgtgtatcgACTTCGCGATTTCTCTCCGTATTGGATCATTCATCATGAGATTTTCGAGCTCCGACTGCTGAATTCTTCAAAATTTCCAGATATTCCTTCTCAATTGCTCGATGCCCAGCTGTTACACTTGGGCTATATTTAGAATATTGTAAGCAGAGTATCACAAAATTTTGGCCTTTACACTAAAACAAACAAAGTATGCTACCTAAATAAAACTGAATAGATCGAAAATTCAATCTATCTTGCAAATGCAGTTGGATTGAATGAAGCCTGAATACTTCAAAATCCCATAAATGTTGAAGTAGAATGATCAAATGTACAACAGCTAAAAATACATTACAACTTTCTGACACGAACAGTGTTGCATTTCTATCGCATGTCTATAGAATATAATCCATGTCCTTGAAATATCTAAAAGTATATTATCACCAAGATATTCTCCATTTTTATACACATTACATGaaataaaacaatatttatGTTGCTAGATATTTAAAGTGCTAAAAATTATTATGACCTTAATTATCTTCACCTACCTTCACCCACAGATGAATATGAAATCGAGTTTCTAGAGTATTCGTCGATAAAACCAGTGTCTTGATCTGAATCCTTATTAGCACCAGTTTGGATACTCGCATTGCCAGTACTAGTGGTAAAAGCATCAGAAGTATTGGTCGTGGTAGTCCATCGGCCTGCACGACCATGAACACCTGGTTTTCCAGGTCTAGGTAAAGTGAATGAATTACTCAAAAGAGTGAGCTGAATGGAATTCATTTCTGGCCTATCTGCGACGCTGGCTTGGCAGCATAAAAGTCCTAAATGAATGCACACTGCTGCTTCTTCAGGATTGAACTTTTGTAGGCTTGCATCAACTAGTTCCAATGATTTCCCAGCTTGAAAGAGTATCcaggcctagaaaagaaattaaCAATATGTCATCATTAAATGAGGTTCGAACACAACCAGCCAATATAtagatattatatctgtggACTTCGTGGAgcctgataattttttttttgagtatAAATGATGTATCTAGTATTCACGAGGGTATTgtgttaaaaaataaagaaatattCACGAGGGTATTTAAGCAAAAATTGGGAGAGGAGACGCAAGCAGCTGGGCTCAAATGTAGAAAACCTCTCCTATTAAGGGAGAGGCAATCAGCCGGGCTCAAAGGGCCGTCAGATTCAGCACAGTTTCAAAACCTTAGAAAGGCTGAATATGAGATTCTCTTCTATCAGGCTCTAACTGGAACATCAAAGCTAAATGGTGTTTCCAAGAGCTGGAATTCATATCTTAGATTTCCTTAAAGAGGACGATATTCTCTTCTTCTGGACTGTAACTGGAACATCAAAGATAAATGATGTTTTCCAAGAGGAGGAATTGTTTGTTATTAAAGGGTATGGTTGAATATGAGATCCATCTTGTTTTATTAGGATAACTAAAGAAATCAATTGaatgttctttcaattctcttTTCGAATAAATCACTTGGTTGTCTCAATCTTCATCGAAGGATAGTTGATGGAAGAGTTTTAGCGAAGAACCCACGAGGAGATATTCCTTTAAATGTTTCATGATATTCCTATCTCAAGGTCAATGAGTCCCAAAACTTCTGAAAAGAGGAAATAATGACACAGAGAGCATATGCTTCAGCTAAAGAAACTATATACTATTCCGATGTTGCATATTCTGTAACAACAAGTACCAGACATCACAGCGGGATTGATGGGAGTTACCAGGAAGCCATGAAGGATATCCTATAAAACGATGTTCAAATCCTTACAGTATCAAAactaaaacaaatatttttttatagcaTACATAACCATCTTGTGATCCAATTACCGGTGTATACGTTCCAACAGTTCCAACGAAGTAAACAGTAATATTGTTGAATCATGCCACAACAAGAATCTGAGAGGAATCAATATTCTGTCTTCACGTATTACTTGTACACAATGAATCTTTCGTTAAGGTATCTCCCAACAAGCTCATGCGAATGGCCatgtattataattttttacacACACATTCTTCTGCTTTGCATAACCCCGGAGCTAATGGGATCCCACAGTTAAGCTATTTCTTGAGATGTGTTAGACAGCTTCAGTTTCATACAATATTTCTCCAAATGCAACCCTCGATTTCCTATTGGTTATGGATGGTTTTCCGAGAAAATTTGggtttcacattcaatttttctcttctaaCATCCTGCCTTAACCCCAACAATTAGGGATGAACTCAAACAGTTGAGAGATTGAAGTGTGATACATGTGCAGTTCAATAAGTTTTAAGAGGATAAAATGATCGACAGAAGCTAGCATTTATAAacctatatcaaaatcatgagcACGttcacaaattttaaaaaaaaattcttttcagATAGCATCATCCCTAGTATTTCTTTTCACTTCTAACAGATTGGATTGGCAGCACTTCAGATATACTCCGATTTATTAGTGATATTACTAGCAAAATAGGAACAAAGGATGCTTCGATCAAATGCAAAAGCTTGTGATATAGCTTTTGGCAAGGATGGAAACTTTCTCCTAATAGATCTCTCCAAAAAATTTCCTCGGAAAAACATGCCTTCAATTGCTGAAAAAGTACCAATATCTTATCTGAACTTAATTAAGTAAAAGAACATAAAGACGCCCAACTTTTATTGTTACTTACATAATTTACAAGGTCTGCCTTTCCAGCACCAAGTGATCCATCATGATTCTTCCTTCCACTCACAATCTCCAAAATTAAAACGCCAAAACTAAAAACGTCAGTCTTGACAGACAAGTATCCATGCATTGCATATTCAGGAGCCATATAGCCACTGCATTTTATAAACGATGTTAAATTTCAAGAGACTGGTAGAAGAAAATAGAGTACTGAAAGAAGGTACTGGTCCAAGAGAAATAACTCAATAAACTGAGACAGAAAGAGAAGAAGATTGACTGCTTACCGAGTTCCAGAAATTTTAGACGTTTCTAAATGGGTGTCTTCTCCTGGAAACAGCCTTGCCAAACCAAAATCAGCtatttttggattcaattgtTCATCAAGCAATATATTACTGGCTTTAATATCTCTGTGGATTATCCTTTCAGGGGCTTCTTCATGAAGATAGAGAAGACCACTTACGATACCCTTAACTATTTGAAATCGTTTTGTCCAATCAAGCAGTAGAGACTTCTTTTTATCTGGAAAACTGAACCCGATCATTTCTAATATCTAATTTACAATTGTTACTGCCTACAGAAAAAGTTATTCTAAGAAAAGTTTAAATACCAAAAAGAAAGTGGTCAAGACTCAAGTTTGGTAGGTACTCATAGACAAGCATCTTTTCAGGTCCTTCTGCACAACATCCTAGCAAAATGACTAAGTTCCTATGCTGAACTCTTAGCAACAATTTAActtcatttataaattgagtcACGCCTTGTCTTGAATTCAAGGACAACTTCTTTACAGCTACTTCTTGTCCGTTTTTCAATAGTCCCTGCAAGGAGAAATAATGTCAAGAAAAAGAGGTGACACGTTAATTCTTAAGTTAAGGATAAACATTCTTTCAATAAAACAAACCAATTCTATTCAATTGTGAACAATAATTAAACTGGAAAGGCTTCTGATCAGATCATTCCaaaaaaattctttatttacaaaaggacatgtgaatatAATAGATAAACAAAGATTATTCAGAATAAAAGTGAGAACTGAATTGACCAAAACGTTTAGGTTATCCCCTTTCCTGGAAAAAAGATATCATACAAAATTAAATGGGTTCTTAAGTATCCAATTCCTGGAGCGCCTTATCCACAATCCAGTGTAAAACTATAAGATACTTATGTAACATATAATTATGGTAGTGAAGTATGCCATTGAAATTGTATC
This is a stretch of genomic DNA from Primulina eburnea isolate SZY01 chromosome 11, ASM2296580v1, whole genome shotgun sequence. It encodes these proteins:
- the LOC140805755 gene encoding cysteine-rich receptor-like protein kinase 44, yielding MGLYSGFCGCLRRPARASEEDDADGTEDSLFFKLEELQIATNLFSELNQLGHGGFGPVYKGLLKNGQEVAVKKLSLNSRQGVTQFINEVKLLLRVQHRNLVILLGCCAEGPEKMLVYEYLPNLSLDHFLFDKKKSLLLDWTKRFQIVKGIVSGLLYLHEEAPERIIHRDIKASNILLDEQLNPKIADFGLARLFPGEDTHLETSKISGTRGYMAPEYAMHGYLSVKTDVFSFGVLILEIVSGRKNHDGSLGAGKADLVNYAWILFQAGKSLELVDASLQKFNPEEAAVCIHLGLLCCQASVADRPEMNSIQLTLLSNSFTLPRPGKPGVHGRAGRWTTTTNTSDAFTTSTGNASIQTGANKDSDQDTGFIDEYSRNSISYSSVGEGR